One part of the Mariniblastus fucicola genome encodes these proteins:
- a CDS encoding DUF1559 domain-containing protein yields the protein MEHRIGIRRKACRAGFTLVELLVVIAIIGILVGMLLPAVQQVREAARRTQCANRLKQIALATLNYESAQMHFPTSFDVEPGEIRRGSWSVQAKLLPFIEQSNVLVKIDFDTDWHEQLESGVHAIGVPVYSCPSDVHRGNRIRDGVRYVHSTSYGFNMGTWLIFDPTTMKTGSGVFCVAEPTTHASIRDGTSNTICATDVKAFTSYIRNAESFDVSLPATTEHFLSATGERKLGAKIEDNTGHTVWVDGRVHHAGMTVTYTPNSFVRHEADGEVFDIDFNSQQEGRDLTNPTYAAVTSRSWHPRGVNVARMDGSVGFVDEDVELEVWRALGSIDGGEPTMSVH from the coding sequence ATGGAACATCGGATCGGAATTCGACGCAAGGCATGCAGAGCAGGATTCACGCTGGTTGAGCTTCTCGTGGTCATTGCGATCATTGGAATTCTTGTTGGGATGTTGCTGCCCGCCGTGCAGCAAGTTCGCGAGGCTGCTCGGCGAACACAATGTGCCAACCGTCTGAAACAAATCGCTCTCGCAACGCTGAACTACGAATCAGCGCAAATGCACTTTCCGACCAGCTTCGACGTCGAACCTGGCGAAATTCGACGCGGGTCATGGTCCGTACAGGCTAAGCTGCTCCCGTTTATCGAACAGTCAAACGTCCTTGTGAAAATCGACTTCGATACCGATTGGCACGAGCAGCTGGAAAGCGGAGTCCACGCAATCGGCGTCCCGGTCTACAGCTGTCCCAGTGATGTCCATCGAGGCAATCGGATTCGCGACGGCGTCCGCTACGTGCACTCAACCAGCTATGGATTTAACATGGGAACGTGGCTCATTTTCGATCCGACAACCATGAAAACAGGGAGCGGTGTTTTTTGCGTCGCTGAACCGACCACGCACGCTTCGATCCGGGACGGGACCAGCAACACAATATGCGCGACCGACGTGAAGGCTTTCACATCCTACATCCGCAATGCCGAATCGTTTGACGTTTCCCTGCCAGCGACGACCGAGCATTTTCTTTCCGCGACGGGCGAGAGGAAACTGGGGGCCAAGATTGAGGACAACACCGGTCACACCGTTTGGGTGGATGGCCGAGTTCACCACGCCGGGATGACGGTCACCTACACGCCGAACTCTTTCGTGCGGCATGAAGCCGACGGGGAAGTCTTCGACATCGATTTTAACTCCCAGCAGGAGGGCCGCGATTTGACCAATCCGACCTATGCCGCAGTGACGTCACGATCGTGGCATCCGCGTGGCGTTAACGTGGCGCGGATGGACGGAAGTGTCGGCTTTGTGGACGAAGATGTGGAACTTGAAGTTTGGCGGGCTCTGGGGTCGATAGATGGCGGAGAGCCCACGATGTCGGTTCACTAA
- a CDS encoding YidC/Oxa1 family insertase periplasmic-domain containing protein — MKNRSNFLFALGMAMLMMLILQWVFPAPKKPVDAGDADAAVAQLADSADGGQSPDGASDDDSSDQAQDGDDGTDSESIVRERINESILYPSDQEILDVVKGEVAESAEINAWLRQRSLTSVRQMGNLTTIGSLYESGTDRYLITLNPLGGTVRRIELNVRDARTGHYKYRDLIWKGGYIGSIEAHDTLEGVRVGVVGPGTPADLATSADSDGGIKAGDILLSLNGESITNAEEFGRMMAVTHPEDDITVKVKRGETEIDFSTTLTHKPIELVRPEPGVLDPTFVYDESFQLTLRVPTDDPRKPWTEIDADIRESQWEITKSDDNNVEMRFEVAPAALKKHGLKGPVAVVKRFGVPVLDEADVDSVSTRTWHWDFDFEIENGADTAQDIGYELKGPTGTPSETWWYSQKTHGRASALFSVAGARDVLGSTEYRNYQFWGCPEIVSEALDDNGQTQFFADPYEAVENPGASKVNWLGVDTLYFNITMFPDNGETFDVFSAFAEINGGYRNGQTVAPKIPKNTREHKAVDCTFRVFKAETIAAGNSVSQPFDIFSAPKDPDILEQYGLEQTRAFGWFWWCSKPLLWLMHLLYWLTLGITYTIPIIIITVLVRCLMIPFSRRAALNAQMMQYLQPQMKAIKEKFPDDMQKQAVAQQELFKKHNYKPLGGCLMGFIQLPVFLGLYRGLSLDIALRDQPLIPGLSWCSNLSGPDQLMYWKHLMPSWLGEAGWFGPYLNILPLATMVLFLVQQKMFTPPAVDEQQKMMQKMMSFMMLFMAIMFFKVPAGLCVYFVTSSIWAILEKKLLPKPELDTAKLEAADDKGPSLAEKSMALLGRNKTSSDDAAREKIEMRRKRNRKFKK, encoded by the coding sequence GTGAAAAACCGTTCTAACTTTCTGTTCGCACTCGGCATGGCGATGCTGATGATGCTCATTTTGCAATGGGTGTTTCCAGCGCCGAAAAAGCCGGTGGATGCGGGTGACGCGGATGCGGCTGTCGCGCAGCTGGCAGATTCGGCAGACGGTGGTCAGTCCCCGGACGGTGCATCCGACGATGATTCTTCTGATCAAGCTCAGGACGGAGACGATGGCACGGATTCAGAGTCGATCGTCAGAGAGCGGATCAACGAATCGATTCTCTATCCGTCGGATCAGGAAATTCTCGACGTCGTCAAAGGCGAAGTCGCGGAATCTGCGGAGATCAATGCCTGGCTCAGACAGAGAAGTCTGACTTCCGTTCGCCAGATGGGGAACTTGACGACGATTGGATCGCTTTACGAATCCGGCACTGATCGATACCTGATAACGCTCAATCCATTGGGCGGGACCGTTCGACGAATCGAGCTGAACGTTCGCGACGCCAGGACCGGGCACTACAAATATCGTGACTTGATTTGGAAAGGTGGCTACATCGGGTCGATCGAAGCCCACGACACGCTCGAAGGCGTTCGCGTTGGAGTTGTCGGGCCTGGAACTCCCGCCGACCTTGCGACTTCAGCCGATAGCGATGGCGGAATCAAAGCCGGCGATATTCTGCTGTCGCTGAACGGAGAATCAATCACCAATGCCGAAGAATTCGGCCGCATGATGGCGGTGACTCATCCGGAAGATGACATCACTGTCAAAGTAAAGCGTGGCGAGACGGAAATCGATTTTTCGACTACGCTCACACACAAACCAATCGAGCTCGTTCGTCCCGAACCTGGCGTGCTTGATCCGACGTTTGTTTACGACGAATCGTTTCAGCTGACTCTGCGAGTTCCGACGGACGATCCGAGAAAACCGTGGACGGAAATCGATGCTGATATTCGTGAATCGCAATGGGAAATCACCAAATCAGACGACAACAACGTCGAAATGCGCTTCGAAGTTGCACCAGCGGCGTTGAAAAAACATGGACTCAAAGGTCCCGTCGCGGTCGTGAAACGGTTCGGCGTACCTGTCCTCGATGAAGCGGACGTCGATTCGGTTTCTACCCGGACATGGCACTGGGATTTCGATTTCGAGATCGAAAACGGTGCGGATACCGCTCAGGACATTGGCTACGAACTAAAGGGGCCAACGGGAACGCCGTCGGAAACCTGGTGGTATTCGCAAAAGACGCACGGCCGAGCGTCGGCTCTGTTTTCGGTCGCTGGTGCACGTGACGTTTTGGGTTCGACTGAGTATCGCAATTATCAGTTTTGGGGCTGTCCCGAAATCGTTAGCGAGGCTCTCGACGACAATGGGCAGACGCAATTCTTCGCTGACCCGTATGAGGCCGTTGAAAATCCGGGTGCATCAAAGGTCAATTGGCTGGGCGTGGACACGTTGTATTTCAACATCACGATGTTCCCTGACAATGGCGAAACGTTCGACGTCTTCAGCGCGTTTGCAGAGATCAATGGCGGTTACCGCAACGGTCAGACCGTTGCACCGAAGATTCCCAAGAATACTCGCGAACACAAAGCCGTCGATTGTACGTTCCGTGTCTTCAAAGCCGAGACGATTGCAGCTGGGAATTCCGTCAGCCAGCCTTTCGACATCTTCAGTGCTCCCAAAGATCCCGACATCCTCGAACAGTATGGCCTTGAGCAAACGCGGGCTTTCGGTTGGTTCTGGTGGTGTTCAAAACCTTTGCTATGGTTGATGCACCTGCTTTACTGGCTGACTTTGGGGATCACGTACACGATTCCAATCATCATTATTACGGTTCTTGTTCGTTGCCTGATGATTCCGTTTTCTCGTCGTGCGGCGTTGAACGCTCAGATGATGCAATATCTTCAGCCGCAAATGAAAGCGATCAAGGAAAAGTTCCCTGACGATATGCAGAAGCAAGCGGTGGCTCAGCAGGAGTTGTTCAAAAAGCACAACTACAAACCGCTTGGCGGATGTTTGATGGGCTTCATCCAGCTTCCTGTTTTCCTCGGGCTCTACCGTGGGCTGTCGTTGGATATCGCGCTTCGTGACCAACCCCTCATCCCTGGGCTTTCCTGGTGCAGCAACCTTTCCGGGCCTGACCAGTTGATGTACTGGAAGCACTTGATGCCAAGCTGGCTTGGCGAGGCTGGCTGGTTCGGGCCTTACCTGAACATCTTGCCGCTGGCGACGATGGTTCTGTTCCTCGTCCAGCAAAAAATGTTCACGCCGCCTGCTGTCGATGAACAGCAGAAGATGATGCAAAAAATGATGTCGTTCATGATGTTGTTCATGGCCATCATGTTCTTCAAAGTTCCCGCTGGTCTGTGCGTGTACTTTGTTACGTCAAGCATCTGGGCGATTCTGGAAAAGAAGCTTTTGCCGAAACCGGAACTCGATACTGCGAAGCTCGAAGCGGCGGACGACAAAGGCCCGTCATTGGCTGAAAAGAGCATGGCGCTGCTTGGTCGCAACAAAACGTCCAGCGACGATGCAGCTCGCGAAAAAATCGAGATGCGTCGCAAGCGGAATCGCAAGTTCAAGAAATAG
- a CDS encoding PEP-CTERM sorting domain-containing protein, which produces MKFNLVRLSAIALLLCFSAQVNAETLTSVFSAQVEEDEIDAFSGDVDQAFFNVQGDDDQFTVYSFADFDTAGIGAVSDIAGLSMDLAQSNAAFSADGALEFFLATDTRVVDLNDTARYITDGDNVGSEVVGSAFGTLYSLGSGTYTVTNTADVDTFNFTLDSAGKAFAISQINSGGLLRIIATPGDLGVQATYSGAGSILDPVAPPVLNFTTTAVPEPSSAAVLGLIAFAGFCRRRR; this is translated from the coding sequence ATGAAATTCAATTTGGTACGCTTGTCGGCCATCGCATTGCTTCTGTGCTTCTCCGCACAGGTCAATGCTGAAACCCTTACTTCTGTATTCTCGGCTCAGGTCGAAGAAGATGAAATTGACGCATTCAGCGGCGACGTTGACCAAGCGTTCTTCAATGTCCAAGGTGACGATGACCAGTTCACTGTTTACTCTTTCGCTGATTTCGATACAGCTGGAATTGGTGCAGTGAGCGACATCGCAGGTTTGTCAATGGACCTTGCACAATCCAATGCTGCTTTTAGCGCCGACGGTGCTTTGGAATTTTTCCTTGCAACTGACACGCGAGTCGTCGATCTCAACGACACGGCTCGTTACATCACCGATGGTGACAACGTTGGCTCTGAAGTTGTCGGTTCAGCTTTCGGAACTCTGTATTCACTGGGTTCAGGAACCTACACAGTAACGAACACAGCGGACGTTGATACTTTCAACTTCACCCTTGATAGCGCTGGCAAAGCGTTTGCTATCTCTCAGATCAACAGCGGCGGGTTGCTTCGCATCATCGCGACTCCCGGAGATCTTGGAGTTCAAGCTACTTACAGTGGTGCTGGTAGCATTCTCGATCCAGTAGCTCCTCCAGTTCTGAACTTCACAACAACTGCGGTTCCAGAGCCATCATCGGCTGCTGTACTTGGCTTGATCGCGTTCGCTGGCTTCTGCCGCCGACGTCGCTAA
- a CDS encoding family 16 glycoside hydrolase: MKSLLLFSLLLLTPDFAFADDSFEQLFNGKDLSGWAGNAKFWSVKDGVILGQTTKENPTEGNTFLVWQGGEVGDFVFKAKVRFEGNNTGVQYRSELVDAENFVVKGYQADLHKSPDYFGMLYAERWRGIVAQRFQKVEVGADGKPVVVGEVGDRNQKLVDSEWNELTIVAVGDRQIHQVNGITTMDLTDNHPEAIRKGILALQLHRGAPMTVEFKDIQLRKLSGDDAKKTIQVAIENNRKVQPQNDVKGTSESIAVDWVSDAPTPKWIWGKDDAKASTPLYLRHKFEFDKEADEIKLAKLYFTCDNGATVWLNGKTVGQCADWMNPVLVDAQEMLRSGENQFAVEATNRDGVAAFILKLEIETVDGETRKVVSSPQWKISDAKADGWKLADFDDSSWKAEVANLGEFGSAPWHKPEPQSKASDLHPKK, encoded by the coding sequence ATGAAATCTCTACTGCTGTTCAGTTTGCTTCTGCTCACCCCGGATTTTGCTTTCGCGGATGACTCGTTTGAACAACTCTTCAATGGCAAAGACCTCTCCGGCTGGGCTGGGAATGCCAAGTTCTGGTCAGTCAAGGACGGCGTTATTCTGGGCCAAACCACTAAAGAAAATCCGACTGAAGGAAACACGTTCCTTGTGTGGCAAGGAGGCGAGGTCGGAGACTTTGTGTTTAAAGCCAAAGTTCGCTTCGAGGGCAACAACACCGGCGTGCAGTATCGCAGTGAGTTGGTCGACGCAGAGAATTTTGTGGTCAAGGGTTATCAGGCTGATTTGCACAAGTCACCGGATTATTTCGGCATGCTCTACGCCGAGCGGTGGCGAGGGATCGTGGCGCAGCGTTTTCAAAAAGTCGAGGTCGGTGCTGATGGAAAGCCCGTCGTCGTTGGAGAAGTCGGCGACCGAAATCAGAAGCTGGTGGACTCTGAGTGGAACGAATTGACGATCGTGGCCGTCGGCGATCGGCAGATCCACCAGGTCAACGGGATCACGACGATGGATTTGACCGACAATCATCCGGAGGCGATTCGAAAGGGCATTTTGGCGTTGCAGCTACATCGCGGGGCACCGATGACGGTTGAGTTTAAAGACATTCAGCTGCGAAAACTCTCGGGCGATGATGCGAAAAAAACAATTCAGGTTGCGATTGAAAACAACCGAAAGGTGCAGCCCCAGAACGATGTAAAAGGTACGAGTGAAAGTATCGCCGTTGATTGGGTTTCGGACGCGCCGACTCCAAAGTGGATCTGGGGCAAGGACGATGCAAAGGCTTCCACTCCGCTTTATCTCCGCCACAAGTTCGAGTTCGACAAAGAAGCTGACGAAATCAAATTGGCAAAACTCTATTTCACGTGCGACAACGGAGCTACCGTTTGGCTCAACGGCAAAACAGTCGGTCAATGCGCTGACTGGATGAATCCTGTGCTGGTCGACGCTCAGGAAATGTTGCGAAGCGGCGAAAATCAGTTCGCGGTTGAAGCGACCAACCGTGATGGCGTGGCTGCTTTCATTCTGAAGCTGGAAATCGAAACGGTCGACGGAGAGACTCGTAAAGTCGTTTCCAGTCCGCAGTGGAAGATCTCGGACGCAAAAGCCGACGGATGGAAACTGGCTGATTTCGATGATTCATCGTGGAAAGCAGAAGTCGCAAATCTTGGCGAGTTTGGGTCAGCACCGTGGCACAAGCCCGAACCCCAATCAAAGGCATCCGATTTGCACCCCAAGAAATAG
- a CDS encoding DUF3352 domain-containing protein: protein MKLRRIGRVSLLSRWAIASALVLFSAMTVRAQDEKAEPLEPTELTKEASVPEKETRRRSTAELLPTSTRFWVSVEDLRRLETNVANTQVGKLSRQDTLAPFFSSFEKQVRDSLNDNGIKFGIDVASVEMLQTGELCIAGVLPETAGAKPVPRSHGVVVLIDVSPDVDAAKDFLSDAAEKMKKRGAKHESIEIQDTDVAKWTIEVKAGKIGRTQASFVTVVDGWLLASDNESIFSNVLRRVNAKGKPPAADTLSGYEPFTTVIQKTQVESVRPDLRWFVDPLGYARFADALAEEKADMRQPKDRPLEALSKEGLDALKAAGGFVSFSTGEQDVLHRSLVYANPKKAKAPAQKRLFNLLDFAPQGSSVAQPPAWVPVDAAGYFTATWDIKKAFANVGPLVDAVMGKDSFEDVLNEMKEVPDFKVDIRKMVQSLGNRITVVATTEEPINESSEKMLVGIELVDGVDEEWLIQSIGRAVKGKVKKLAGYTSVIDDRTESAEDEDLGVKEIEIDFDDDFDDELDDDDDADDKEPAPRVTIFNRRIMVIRNGFLFICNDKDYLKKILSRKPSSGFETAGDFTRMGETLDKFTDSKLVRFRMFNRLDQMLKTNYEMMRTGKMAESETFVARMLNQMYGKKADGEKKRVQQIDGSDLPEDYDKEIAPFLGQSGWALETTESGWRITGCVLPKEKAKAKVAEAPDSSK from the coding sequence GTGAAATTGCGTCGAATTGGACGAGTTAGTTTGTTGAGCCGTTGGGCCATTGCTTCAGCCCTGGTGCTGTTCTCAGCGATGACGGTCCGTGCTCAGGATGAAAAAGCTGAGCCTTTGGAGCCGACCGAGCTTACGAAAGAAGCTTCGGTTCCGGAAAAGGAAACCAGGCGAAGGTCGACAGCCGAGTTGCTGCCGACGTCCACCCGGTTCTGGGTGTCCGTGGAAGATTTGCGGCGGCTTGAGACCAACGTCGCCAACACTCAGGTCGGAAAACTGTCACGACAGGATACGTTGGCTCCTTTCTTTTCGAGTTTCGAAAAACAGGTCCGCGATTCACTCAATGACAACGGCATCAAGTTTGGAATTGATGTCGCCAGCGTCGAAATGCTGCAAACAGGTGAGCTTTGCATCGCAGGCGTCTTGCCTGAAACGGCTGGTGCCAAACCGGTGCCTCGTTCACACGGCGTTGTTGTCCTGATTGACGTTTCGCCCGACGTTGATGCAGCGAAAGACTTCCTCAGCGATGCAGCTGAGAAAATGAAAAAACGCGGAGCCAAACACGAGAGCATCGAAATCCAGGACACGGATGTTGCGAAATGGACGATCGAAGTGAAAGCCGGCAAGATCGGCAGGACTCAGGCTTCGTTTGTTACCGTCGTCGACGGTTGGCTGTTGGCTTCTGATAACGAATCCATTTTCAGCAACGTGCTGCGTCGGGTGAACGCCAAAGGCAAACCTCCGGCAGCAGATACTCTGTCGGGCTACGAGCCTTTCACGACCGTCATTCAAAAGACACAGGTTGAGTCCGTTCGACCGGATCTGCGATGGTTCGTCGATCCGCTTGGTTACGCTCGTTTCGCCGACGCTTTGGCTGAAGAGAAAGCTGACATGCGACAGCCGAAAGATCGACCTTTGGAGGCGCTGTCGAAAGAAGGCCTCGACGCACTCAAGGCCGCCGGCGGATTCGTGAGTTTTTCGACGGGCGAACAGGATGTTCTGCACCGATCACTGGTTTACGCAAACCCGAAGAAAGCCAAAGCTCCGGCTCAAAAGCGACTGTTCAACCTGTTGGATTTCGCACCCCAAGGCAGCTCGGTAGCCCAGCCACCCGCATGGGTTCCCGTCGACGCTGCTGGTTACTTCACGGCGACGTGGGATATCAAGAAAGCCTTTGCCAATGTCGGGCCGTTAGTTGATGCCGTCATGGGTAAGGATTCGTTCGAGGACGTGCTCAATGAGATGAAGGAAGTCCCTGACTTCAAAGTTGACATTCGCAAGATGGTTCAGTCACTGGGAAATCGCATCACAGTCGTGGCGACCACTGAAGAGCCCATCAACGAGTCCAGTGAAAAGATGCTGGTTGGAATCGAGCTTGTGGATGGCGTCGACGAAGAGTGGCTAATCCAGAGCATTGGCAGAGCGGTTAAAGGAAAAGTCAAAAAGCTGGCTGGGTACACGAGCGTAATCGACGATCGTACAGAGTCCGCTGAAGACGAGGATTTAGGTGTCAAGGAAATCGAGATCGACTTTGATGACGACTTCGATGACGAACTTGATGACGACGATGATGCTGACGATAAAGAGCCGGCTCCTCGAGTCACAATTTTCAATCGCCGCATCATGGTGATCCGAAACGGGTTCCTGTTCATCTGTAATGACAAGGACTATCTCAAAAAGATTCTTTCCCGAAAACCATCCAGCGGATTTGAGACGGCTGGCGATTTCACTCGGATGGGTGAAACGCTGGACAAATTCACGGATTCCAAACTTGTTCGCTTTCGCATGTTTAATCGGCTCGATCAGATGCTGAAAACGAATTATGAAATGATGCGAACCGGGAAAATGGCGGAGTCCGAAACGTTTGTGGCTCGCATGCTCAATCAGATGTACGGCAAAAAAGCCGACGGTGAGAAAAAGCGAGTCCAGCAAATCGATGGCAGTGATTTGCCAGAGGACTACGACAAGGAGATTGCTCCGTTTCTCGGCCAATCCGGTTGGGCATTGGAAACGACGGAGTCTGGTTGGCGAATTACGGGATGCGTCCTGCCAAAAGAGAAGGCTAAGGCAAAAGTGGCTGAAGCTCCGGATTCTTCGAAATAG
- the purB gene encoding adenylosuccinate lyase: protein MIPNVLAQRYASTEMNDIWSAEGRILLERQFWIAVMKAQKELGLAISDQAIADYEKVVTEINVESIAERERITRHDVKARIEEFNDLAGHEEIHKGMTSRDLTENVEQLQSFRALELVARKTATTLIRIGERCQQWRDLVITARTHNVAAQPTTFGKRLAMFGEELHVSLKALEQLISVYPVRGLKGAVGTQMDSLSLFDGDKEKVLELEKKIIQHLGIPQLFTNVGQVYPRSLDLAVVSCLNQIASAPSSFCKTLRLMAGHETASEGFAKGQTGSSAMPHKMNSRSCERINGLRVILGGYLTMASSLAGDQWNEGDVSCSVVRRVMLPDAFLAIDGLFETLLTILNQMDVYEEVIASENRHYMPFLMTTTVMMEAVKAGAGRETAHHAIKKHAVATVKDLRNGTIEQNDLMRRLADDPDIPLDDEALASIMQTAHENTGLATEQIDDFMSQLEDVLGTYKLAGEYKPSTIL, encoded by the coding sequence ATGATTCCAAACGTACTGGCTCAGCGTTACGCATCGACCGAAATGAACGACATTTGGTCCGCAGAAGGCCGAATTTTGCTTGAGCGACAGTTCTGGATCGCGGTCATGAAGGCCCAGAAAGAGCTCGGTTTGGCCATTTCTGATCAGGCGATCGCGGATTACGAAAAAGTCGTGACGGAAATTAACGTCGAATCGATTGCCGAACGCGAAAGAATCACCCGGCACGACGTTAAAGCCCGAATCGAGGAGTTCAACGATTTGGCCGGACACGAGGAAATCCACAAAGGGATGACTTCGCGAGATCTTACGGAAAATGTCGAACAGCTGCAATCGTTCCGGGCTTTGGAACTGGTCGCGCGAAAGACTGCGACGACGTTGATCAGGATCGGAGAACGCTGCCAGCAGTGGCGAGACCTGGTGATCACGGCACGGACTCATAATGTCGCCGCCCAACCGACAACTTTCGGCAAACGACTGGCCATGTTCGGTGAAGAGCTTCACGTTTCGCTAAAGGCACTGGAGCAATTGATCTCAGTCTATCCGGTTCGCGGGCTCAAAGGCGCCGTTGGAACCCAGATGGATTCGCTTTCTCTTTTCGATGGCGACAAAGAGAAAGTGCTGGAGCTTGAAAAGAAGATCATCCAGCACCTCGGAATTCCACAGCTTTTCACCAACGTTGGGCAAGTCTATCCACGCAGCCTGGACCTGGCGGTCGTGTCGTGCCTGAATCAAATCGCATCAGCCCCCAGTTCGTTCTGCAAGACGCTCCGTCTGATGGCGGGTCACGAAACGGCCAGCGAAGGTTTCGCTAAAGGCCAAACGGGTTCCAGTGCGATGCCGCACAAGATGAATTCTCGATCGTGTGAACGCATCAACGGGCTTCGCGTCATTCTGGGCGGATACCTGACGATGGCTTCTTCGCTGGCGGGCGATCAATGGAACGAGGGCGATGTTTCGTGTTCCGTTGTTCGGCGCGTGATGTTGCCGGATGCTTTCCTGGCGATCGACGGTCTGTTCGAAACGCTGCTGACGATTTTGAATCAGATGGACGTCTACGAAGAGGTGATCGCGTCGGAGAACCGTCACTACATGCCTTTCCTGATGACAACGACTGTAATGATGGAAGCGGTCAAGGCAGGCGCTGGCAGAGAGACAGCTCATCATGCGATCAAAAAACATGCCGTTGCAACGGTGAAAGACCTGCGAAACGGAACCATCGAGCAGAACGATTTGATGCGTCGCCTCGCGGACGATCCGGATATCCCGCTAGACGACGAAGCGTTGGCGTCCATCATGCAAACGGCCCACGAAAACACGGGGCTGGCGACGGAGCAAATCGACGATTTCATGTCGCAGTTAGAGGACGTATTGGGCACATACAAACTTGCTGGCGAGTACAAACCCTCCACAATTCTTTAA